A single region of the Chitinophaga niabensis genome encodes:
- the kefF gene encoding glutathione-regulated potassium-efflux system oxidoreductase KefF yields MAKILLLFAHPAFERSRIHAALLKAAAGLPDVTLHDLYEVYPDFDVVPRIEQKLLSEHDIIIFQHPFYWYSGPALLKQWIDLVLQHGWAYGHEGVALKGKYLMNVISAGGKEQSYSPEGHHGYPLKQFMLPFEQTATLCNMQYLPPFVVHDSNSLSAQQLSTYTAAYVELLKGLQSGKIDLPQAQQQYYINALVGAPDHLS; encoded by the coding sequence ATGGCTAAGATCCTTCTACTCTTTGCACACCCTGCGTTTGAACGCTCCCGCATACATGCTGCGCTGCTGAAAGCCGCAGCAGGTTTGCCGGATGTTACCCTGCACGATCTCTACGAAGTATATCCTGATTTTGATGTGGTGCCCAGGATAGAACAAAAGCTCCTGTCCGAACACGACATCATTATCTTTCAACATCCTTTCTACTGGTATAGCGGCCCTGCATTGCTGAAACAATGGATAGACCTGGTATTGCAGCATGGCTGGGCTTATGGCCATGAAGGTGTTGCATTGAAAGGGAAGTATTTAATGAATGTTATTTCGGCTGGCGGAAAGGAACAGTCCTATTCCCCGGAAGGGCATCATGGCTATCCGCTGAAGCAATTCATGTTACCTTTTGAGCAAACTGCCACACTCTGCAATATGCAGTACCTGCCGCCTTTTGTGGTGCATGACAGCAACAGCCTCAGTGCACAGCAACTGAGTACATATACAGCAGCGTATGTGGAACTGCTAAAAGGTTTGCAGTCCGGCAAAATAGATCTGCCACAGGCACAGCAGCAATACTATATCAATGCATTAGTAGGGGCACCTGATCATTTATCCTAA
- the pgl gene encoding 6-phosphogluconolactonase has protein sequence MELHIAKDIQQLSENLAAFISQKIQDVLQQQEIFTFVLSGGSTPKSLYALLAREPYIDMIPWARVHFFWGDERAVPFEDARNNARMAFDVLLDKTGTPPENIHVMRTDIEPEAAAAEYEKILHRYFDGKTNTFDLVLLGMGDDGHTLSLFPGLPIVHEKKAWVKAFFLKAQDMYRITLTAPVTNLASSVVFMATGAGKALTLQGVINGAPDPDRYPSQLIRPENGELHWFVDEAAAEALQV, from the coding sequence ATGGAATTACACATCGCCAAAGATATACAGCAGCTGAGTGAAAACCTGGCTGCTTTCATCAGCCAGAAGATCCAGGATGTATTACAGCAGCAGGAGATCTTTACTTTCGTACTGTCCGGTGGCAGCACGCCTAAAAGCCTGTATGCTTTGCTGGCCAGGGAACCTTACATCGATATGATCCCCTGGGCCAGGGTACATTTTTTCTGGGGAGATGAAAGGGCGGTACCTTTTGAAGATGCGCGCAATAATGCCCGTATGGCATTTGATGTGTTGCTGGACAAAACAGGTACACCTCCTGAAAATATTCACGTGATGCGCACGGATATTGAGCCGGAAGCTGCAGCTGCTGAATACGAAAAGATCCTCCACCGTTATTTTGACGGGAAAACCAATACATTTGACCTGGTACTGTTAGGTATGGGAGATGATGGGCATACTTTATCCCTCTTCCCCGGATTACCTATCGTACATGAAAAGAAAGCCTGGGTGAAAGCATTCTTCCTGAAAGCGCAGGACATGTATCGCATCACGCTCACTGCTCCGGTTACCAACCTCGCTTCCAGCGTTGTGTTTATGGCAACAGGTGCAGGAAAGGCACTCACTTTACAAGGTGTCATCAACGGCGCGCCTGATCCGGACCGTTATCCTTCTCAACTGATCCGTCCCGAAAACGGGGAACTGCATTGGTTTGTAGATGAAGCGGCGGCTGAAGCGCTGCAAGTATAA
- a CDS encoding monovalent cation:proton antiporter-2 (CPA2) family protein codes for MSNESFFYQALVYLATMVVFVPLAKKLNLGSVLGYLMGGIIIGPALLGLIGHGGQDLMHFAEFGVVMMLFLIGLELEPSLLWKLRAPILGMGGLQVTVTAILIAGLSFSLGMPFNESLILGMILSLSSTAIVLQILTEKGQMGSAAGQSTFSVLLFQDIAVIPMLAIFPLLAPAGTGAVHAESTSLIANQPAWAKTLIVLGAVSALGIGGRFVVKPILHIVARTRLRELFTASALLLVVGIAVLMTLVGLSPALGAFLGGVVLANSEYRHELESDIEPFKGLLLGLFFIGVGASIDFKLVLAEPLLILGLVLGIMLVKFLVLLGLGRLFRLSGEQNLLFAFALPQVGEFAFVLFSFALQSALLPQRIVSIMMAVVAISMALTPLVLLAHEKWIVPNFGCGAKNVEREPDKIDEKNPVIIAGFDHFGTIVGRFLRASGVRSTVLDLDSDRVDLLRRMGLKVYYGDAARMDMLQSAGAMQAKLIVIAMETPEKNLEVVDAVKKHFPHLQMLVRATENADAFDLMNSGVLHIYRETVDTSLRMASDALEMLGHRAYQSQRAARMFRKFDEQSLKGMAAYRDDKQYVNVVKERIDELQKLIQADSYTNLMIRDAGWNKEDAEERN; via the coding sequence ATGTCTAACGAATCCTTTTTCTACCAGGCTTTAGTTTATCTCGCCACCATGGTGGTATTTGTACCTCTTGCCAAAAAGCTCAACCTGGGTTCCGTATTGGGATACCTGATGGGCGGTATTATCATTGGCCCTGCTTTGCTGGGATTGATAGGCCATGGGGGGCAGGACCTGATGCACTTTGCAGAATTCGGTGTAGTGATGATGTTGTTCCTGATAGGATTGGAATTAGAACCTTCCTTACTCTGGAAGCTCCGCGCCCCCATCCTTGGAATGGGCGGATTACAGGTAACTGTTACGGCTATCTTAATAGCAGGATTATCTTTTTCATTAGGTATGCCTTTCAATGAATCATTGATCCTTGGCATGATCCTTTCCCTTTCTTCCACGGCTATTGTATTACAGATCTTAACAGAAAAGGGACAGATGGGTTCCGCTGCCGGCCAGAGCACCTTTTCTGTATTACTGTTCCAGGATATTGCAGTGATCCCCATGCTGGCTATTTTTCCATTACTCGCACCGGCGGGTACTGGTGCAGTACATGCGGAGAGTACTTCTCTCATTGCCAACCAACCGGCCTGGGCAAAAACATTGATCGTACTGGGTGCTGTATCTGCTCTTGGTATTGGCGGGCGTTTTGTGGTGAAGCCCATCCTGCATATTGTGGCGCGCACAAGGCTGCGTGAATTATTCACGGCCTCTGCATTATTACTGGTAGTAGGAATTGCGGTGCTGATGACCTTAGTTGGGTTAAGCCCTGCATTGGGCGCTTTCCTGGGAGGCGTGGTGTTAGCCAACAGCGAATACCGTCATGAACTGGAAAGTGATATTGAGCCTTTTAAAGGGCTATTGTTAGGATTATTCTTTATAGGAGTAGGTGCCTCTATCGATTTCAAACTCGTGCTTGCAGAACCTCTATTGATATTGGGACTTGTACTCGGTATCATGCTGGTGAAGTTTTTAGTGTTACTGGGATTAGGCAGGTTGTTCCGCCTTAGCGGAGAACAGAACCTGCTGTTTGCTTTTGCGCTGCCACAGGTAGGAGAGTTTGCCTTCGTGTTATTTTCCTTCGCCCTGCAATCTGCATTACTACCACAACGAATAGTAAGCATTATGATGGCAGTGGTGGCTATCAGTATGGCCCTCACGCCTTTGGTGTTACTGGCACATGAAAAATGGATCGTGCCCAACTTTGGTTGTGGTGCAAAAAATGTTGAAAGGGAACCGGATAAGATAGATGAAAAGAATCCTGTGATCATTGCAGGTTTTGATCACTTTGGCACTATCGTTGGCCGTTTCCTGCGCGCCAGCGGAGTTCGTTCTACTGTACTGGACCTGGATTCCGACAGGGTAGACCTGCTAAGGAGGATGGGGCTGAAGGTGTATTACGGAGATGCGGCCCGTATGGATATGCTGCAATCTGCCGGTGCTATGCAGGCCAAGCTGATCGTTATTGCCATGGAAACGCCGGAGAAGAACCTGGAAGTAGTGGATGCCGTTAAAAAACATTTCCCGCATTTGCAGATGCTGGTGAGAGCTACCGAAAATGCAGATGCTTTTGATCTCATGAATTCAGGCGTGTTACATATCTACAGGGAAACTGTGGACACCTCTCTCCGTATGGCATCCGATGCACTCGAAATGCTGGGCCACCGTGCTTATCAATCGCAACGCGCAGCCCGTATGTTCCGCAAGTTCGATGAACAATCCTTAAAAGGAATGGCCGCTTACCGGGATGATAAACAATATGTGAATGTGGTGAAGGAACGGATAGATGAACTGCAGAAACTTATCCAGGCAGACAGCTATACGAACTTAATGATCCGGGATGCCGGATGGAATAAAGAGGATGCTGAGGAAAGGAATTAG